GTTCATGAACGCCGAATATGCACCTGAGGATTTCGATCCCTTTGCCTGGGGACCTGCCTCGTATGAGTCACTGCTTGAGGGCGACGACAGCAGCGTCGTGTATCGCCACGGCATCAACGAGCGCGCTCTCGGGTTCCCCGAATGGAAATTCCGCGCTGGCCTCAACGGCGGGATGAACTGCACCTATGGCGTACGCATGCACGTTGGAGATGTCATCACCGATGTGAAATCTGTAGGTGAGTACACCGAGCGGCAAGGTCGCAACGGA
Above is a genomic segment from Actinomycetota bacterium containing:
- a CDS encoding MaoC family dehydratase N-terminal domain-containing protein; amino-acid sequence: MTETYLNDTVINANGTLCSRSVSYPIEASAIRKWAMAVYWPEPAPQTFMNAEYAPEDFDPFAWGPASYESLLEGDDSSVVYRHGINERALGFPEWKFRAGLNGGMNCTYGVRMHVGDVITDVKSVGEYTERQGRNGLMLITQSISTWTNQRDELVKRTINTGICY